In Notolabrus celidotus isolate fNotCel1 chromosome 10, fNotCel1.pri, whole genome shotgun sequence, one DNA window encodes the following:
- the klf5b gene encoding Krueppel-like factor 5 has translation MDNYLSTHQQDIMNSKMLCRDNNLPLEPPPAEDFTSPYSVNMSLLLPDITYLHPGLCRTVRQIKTEPSHSLMHPACQGSGVPPALPEYPGVFTIADGASSNFFIKQEVPDYQDVPMYQLLNSDLEQIVHGSQLNSIPAAPLSLPIGNAHAGPAQSSAKNTSSPHNFPFNPHAGHQQRPTYLPPSPPNSEPSSPDRRKELLQNLSPPPSYEASVASKLTFQTHNPINPGQTSSVAPIQIQDQRPHVGLVQSQGPVPVQRSTLTPVQTTPGVCPLSPVLGQSAQGKYNRRNNPDLERRRIHHCDVPGCKKVYTKSSHLKAHLRTHTGEKPYECSWEGCEWRFARSDELTRHFRKHTGAKPFQCGVCNRCFSRSDHLALHMKRHQS, from the exons ATGGACAACTACCTATCAACGCACCAACAGGACATCATGAATTCCAAAATGTTGTGCAGGGACAACAATCTGCCACTGGAACCACCTCCCGCTGAGGACTTCACCTCCCCCTACAGCGTCAACATGAGCCTACTCCTTCCTGACATCACATACCTTCACCCTGGTCTCTGCAGGACTGTGAGACAGATCAAGACTGAGCCGTCACACTCCCTGATGCACCCCGCATGTCAGGGCAGCGGTGTGCCACCAGCACTCCCAGAGTACCCAGGTGTTTTTACCATAGCTGACGGTGCTAGCAGCAACTTTTTTATCAAACAGGAAGTGCCAGATTACCAGGATGTTCCCATGTATCAGCTTTTGAACTCTGACTTGGAGCAGATCGTTCATGGGTCACAGCTGAACTCCATCCCTGCAGCACCCTTAAGTCTTCCAATCGGGAACGCTCATGCAGGTCCAGCTCAGAGTTCTGCAAAAAACACAAGCAGCCCCCATAATTTCCCTTTTAATCCACATGCAGGCCATCAGCAAAGGCCGACCTATCTGCCGCCTTCACCCCCAAACTCTGAGCCCTCAAGTCCAGACAGAAGGAAAGAGCTCCTTCAGAATCTGTCCCCGCCTCCCTCCTATGAAGCCAGCGTCGCCTCCAAGTTAACTTTTCAGACCCACAATCCCATCAATCCAGGACAGACTTCTAGTGTAGCTCCAATCCAAATCCAAGACCAGAGGCCTCATGTAGGATTAGTTCAAAGCCAGGGTCCTGTGCCAGTCCAACGTTCAACCCTGACACCAGTTCAGACAACACCGGGGGTTTGCCCACTGTCCCCCGTTTTGGGCCAATCAGCTCAAGGCAAATACAATCGGAGGAATAACCCTGATTTGGAGAGACGAAGGATACACCACTGTGATGTCCCAG GGTGCAAGAAAGTATACACCAAATCTTCTCATCTCAAAGCtcatctccggacacacacag GAGAGAAGCCGTACGAGTGCTCGTGGGAGGGGTGTGAGTGGCGTTTTGCCCGATCTGACGAGCTGACTCGCCATTTCAGGAAACACACCGGGGCGAAGCCATTCCAGTGTGGTGTGTGTAACCGCTGTTTCTCCCGTTCTGATCACTTGGCTCTTCACATGAAGAGACACCAGAGCTAG